Part of the Hemitrygon akajei chromosome 16, sHemAka1.3, whole genome shotgun sequence genome is shown below.
CTCGTCTATTATCAAAATTAACCAGTGGTGTTAACGATCAAATCAGGCAAGCAATACAAACCTGACTTGCTCCCTTGTTGGTTCCCATCTGTAAACTGATAGTAGACTGGTCCACTGCAGCAGGGATTTGAGCCCTTGGATCATAGAGATGCCGTCTGGTACCATAAGCAGCCATTCCGGTCTGGCTGGCACATTTATTGGTTCCCATCTATGTAGCAGAAAGGTGCACAGAACCATCAGCAAAATGAACTATGCAGAACAGGCAGGAACTAACAAGATACCCACAGTCCTCTTGACttttcccctcattttcccctaTTCTTAAAAGTACCAACTTAGGCCGAGTTAAATTTCCCCCCACACACCAGAGACCCTCCAGTTCTTCGACTTGAACCCAATATCAACAAGCAGACCTTGGAGTGATTAAAATGGTTccattttaatatcagagaatgtatacagtatacaacctggaattcttactcttcgcagacatccaggaaaacagaagagaaccccaaagaatgaatgacagaaaaacattaaaACCCCAAGGTCCGCTCTCCCCCTTCCCATGAacaagcagcaaagcatcaacctcccgCACCCCCCCCCACATTTCAGCAGAAAACATCAgagcccaccacccaccaagcaacagcaaagcccccaaagagagaccatgatctgcagtcaacaaaaactaTTGTTTACCTGATAGTTCAACAAgtcacaggttctctctctcactaacaagggagagagaggtgtcaCCCATTCCACAGTGAAAGGGGAGACAACAGTCAAACTATTCAACTAAACATCAGAACCAAATACAATCCCATCATCACACACTGTCCCATAGGAGGAGCTTCCAGCATAGGTCACTACCCAGTCTAAGATATGCTGATCTATACTGGAAGCTCCTCCTGTGGGACAGTCTGTGATGAAGGGATTGCATTTGGTTCTGATGATTAGTTGAATAGTTTGACTGttatctttgaggatataatgagcacagtggatagaggggaacagatggacattatttacttggatttccagaaggtgccacataaaagacgtATCCATAAGGATACAtaaagttgggggtgatgtaccagcatggatagaggattggttaactaatagaaagcagagagttgggatacatgggtgttactctggttggtaaTCAGTGGTAAGCGGTGTGCTGCAGGAGTTGGTGCCAGGCCCACAATTGTTGATGATACACATTAATCCTCTGGAAGAAGGGACCaaatgtagtgtatctaagtttgctgatgatactaaattgagtggaaaagcaaattgtgtagaagatacggagagtctgcagagagatacagataggttaagtaagtgggcgagggtctggcagatggaatacaatgttggtaaatacgaggtcatccactttgaaaggaaaaataaaagagCAGGTTATTATTTCAATGGTAAaacattgcagcatgctgctgtgcagagggacttgggagtgcttgttcacaaatcacaaaaggttggtttgcaggtgcagcaggctatcaagaaggcaaatggaatgctggctttcgttgctagagggattaaatttaagagtagggaggttatgctgcaactgtacagggtactggcgcggacacacctggagtactgcctgcagttctggtctccatacttgaggaaggctttggaggtggtgcagaggaagttcaccagggtgattccaaagatgaggggttagactatgaggagagattgagtcacctgggattgTACTcattggaactcagaagaatgagagattttattgaaacatatagaattatgaaagcaatagataagatagaggcaggaaagttgtttccactggtagttgAGActtgaactaggggacatagcctcaagattcgggggagtaggtTTAGGACAGaagtgaggaggaactgcttttcccagagaactgtgaatctgtggaattatctgtccaatgaagcagtggaggctacctcagtaaatatatttaagacaagattggatagatttttgcttagtaggggaattaagggttatggggaaaaggcaggtaggtggagatgagtccatggccagccCAGCCACGATCTTAGAGAATGGCGaagcaggttcgatgggccagatggcctactcctgcccctatttcTTATTTTCCTATGTCATGAAAATGTTCCTCTCCCCTTTCATGGAAAAGAAGCTCTTTGGTTGCATGGCTGGGGTCAGCTCTTAGAACAAAGGATCCTGCAGCCTTGCAGTGATCAATAGATGCATTCTCAGGAGACCAAAATATTAATACCTGAAGTCCGATGACACATTGTCCTGCATTTAGGACCTCTTGATCAAACGCTCTCTGCTGTTTGTCTGCATATTTGACACCAATGTCAACTCCAGCCTGCAACCCTTTGGTTTTAGCCTAAAAGAGGGAATTGATTAGTGTTTAAAAACGCAAAGCACATAGAACAGCTATTTTCCCCATTTCACAATTATCTATATCGCACACTCACATGCAATACAACCCCGCTATTAAGCAATACGGCCAATTTCCTCCATCACCTACTAACCAGCGCAACTTCCATTGCTACCCACATTCTTACCCAAAATAATTAAATTTACAATCTATCCTGATTGAACATGAAATCTTAATAATCAACAGTAGCCTCTAGTTCACcaagatataatttttttttacatctgaTTCCCCTGTGCTTCAGCAAATAGAGGCACTGCCCAGTTTAGAATGCCTAAAGGCACAAACTTTGGGTGGTTCAgatagtagagctgctgccttaGTGATGGTCCAGGTTCAAGACCCCATGCTGTGTGTGTGGAGGAGACACTTCCACTGCAACTGTGTTTGCTCCTGTTACCTTCGATGGACattctggtaggttaattgaccaccATAGACTGCAGGACTGAAGCTCTACAATGGTGACCTTTCCTTATAATCTCAGGTAAAGAACAGATATCTGGGGAAGTTTAAGTGGACTGAACACTCAAGTATCAGCCAACAGCGGAGGAAAGCAAAAATAGATTTAACAAAATGAAACAAGATGTGGAGCAGATGTGCAGAATCAGAGTAGTACTTGTCACTTCTCTGCTAAAGCCTCTTATAATCACTTCAGCTAAAATCATAGCTGGTGCTTGAGCATAGGAGAATAGTCAATACTTGATCTTGTGAACCATTTGCTACTCAGTCAGTAATTGAAAGTGAACTTGGCCTCAATTCGCACCTCATGTCAGTGCCCTACTTTGGTCAATTCTCTCATTTTGCAATAATTGGGTTCCTGTTTGAGGTAGGTTACTGGAACTAACTTCAATATCTTGCCAAATGCATTGACCTCATTTGGTGCATTTGGATGGGATTTCTTGGAAGGGCACCAGGCCAAGAGACACTGGATAAATTAATCTCCCCTACCCCAGTAGAGTTGGGGATGAAAAAATAAAGGCGCTTTATAACCCGAGCCCATTTTTATTCACCTTTCATGCACATTCTGGGTTTGATGGCTAGACCATTGCTCAAAGCTGATTTCTTGCTCTCAGAGTTTGGATGGCATCAGCCAAAAGTCACTTCAGATCCGGGACCTTTCTCAAAGGCTACAGCAGGCTCACTGAGGGTAGTGGAAGAGGCTTCTCCATATTAAACATAGTGATCGATGCTCATCTCCAGGTATGAGGCAAGAGAAGTAATATGGAATGCACTTACATGATGAATGTAATATAAATGTGAGAACAGTAACTCAGGGCATCTGGACAACTGTTTTGGTTGTCTGGTACTTACCATACTTGCTAGGGCCAGTAGTGCTGTTTGTACCTGGGTCAAATTCCCATTCTCAAACAGGTCATTTGCTTCAAAAGTGTCATGTGGTTTGATGCCAAAATTCTGCATTGCTTTGATAAAATTCGACAAATTTTCCAGCTGTTTGAGGCAAAAACCATTATTTTACATTATTTCAGTTTTGACATTAATTATCTTGAGttcttttatttatatttattgacaGGGCTTACAAGCACCTCATTAGACTATAGGATGAGGTCTCTCCCCAGAATTATAATTACAACTACAATTTCCTTAATTAAATGTTTAAGATACTAGAGAATTCCAGAAAATACACTGAAGAGCATGCTAATCTTCTTTTctgatttttaaacttttttataGCTTTGTtaacagaagaaggcaatgacaaaccacttctgcagaaaaatttatcaagagcaatcatggtcacaaAGCCCATGATCgtccacgtcatatgacatggcacataatgatgatgtcatttgacacggcacatgatgatgatgatgatgatgatgatgataaataTAACAGTACCTGATGCCAGTTTAAAGCAGACCTGTTGATTTTCTTCACAGAGTTGGGTTTGATTTTGTTCATGAGCCTGTTAAATAGAATAAACTTGTTTTAGTGTAACTGAGTGCCTGATGTCTGGTGCAGGCTTAGTGACCCAAAAGGCCAATTTCTATCCTGTACAAATCTACAAAATAAAGCAAGTGAGTTCAGCAGGGAAGGATGTCTACAATTTATGCACACTGACCTCTGTATTCAATTGGCAACCTGGAATAAACCACCATCAGAGCCACTAGTTATCAGTGAGTGGCTAAAACACATGTCATTTTAGTGCGGGGTATTCCTTGGTTATGTAGGAACAGACCTAGCTGTAAAATTACAGGTCAAATCTCATAGGTCAATGTTTCCAACTGAGTCCCTTTAtctggactggaaaagaagggggcagtAGCCTGGttaagatggtgggggggggggggaggagatgtacaagctggtagatgataggtgagaccaaatgaaaggaaagatgggtgggtgggagcCACAACCTATACATACGTAACTTAATTCAATACCACCAAAATACCAACCATTTCACGGCAACTCTAACAAATATACAGTACAGCTGGATATTTCAAAAGTACGAACACCCACTCCCAAGATCAGTGTAGAAAGGTTTGTGTGTGTAGCTCACAGGTTGCCTATTTCCACTCAGGTCAAAACTACATCTAAAAATActtctgagtgaaaagtttcagaATGAATACATGTAGCTGCTTAGTATTTAGCAGTGGGCATCAAATAGCATGATGCCATTGCATCTTTAAGCTTGGAAATTTCTGTATTGAATGTCACTTACAACTATTATTGATCCCCTGACAGACAGGCTTCACTGATGACTGCAAGTCACTCATTGATCATCTCAGTTATTGGTCTCTGGTCTAATTAAGGCAGGAAATGGGGGAGTGATGAAAAATGCCTGTAAGTTCCAAATTTTTCTCGCCACTTCTCCCCGATTGGAAGTTCCAGATCATCCTCACACTCAAATTAAGATTAGATTTATATGTCAGATGTACGTAGACATACTGTGAAGCAcaatgtttgcatcaatgaccaacacagtccgaggactgGCCGGTGCAGCACGCAAGTGTTGCCACTCTCCCAGCACTGGCAGAGCATGCCCAGAACTCACTGAtcctaaccgtacatctttggaatgtgggaaggatCCAGAGACCTGGAggaaaacccacacggtcatgggggggcagggggtggggaatgtacagactcctgacaggcagcggcaggaattgaaccctgattggggATCGCTGACGCTGTAGTGTTGCTCTGACTGTTACACAGCTGTGCCGCCTCAGTTGAGAACCTGTCGGATTCCGCTGAAGATCGTGCCGGTTTCATACAGAGAATTGTCAGCTGAACAGTCTACCTCAGAgcagcaggtagtgcaggaggGAACAGAAAGGATCTGCCATTCCCTCATGCagtgccttctttaaataaactaCCATTCCTTagcgagagattgaagatgtctcgTTGGGTTTATATTTGTAGCCAGGGACTTTAGAAATCAGGTGCCAACCACTTCCTCCCCTAAATTAGCTGGGAATATCCGGCTAATTGGTCTGCAATAGAGGGATGATCATCAGCAAAAAATTATCCATACTCGACCCAACAAATGCCTGAAAACACACTCCAGCCAAGTAATAATTTTGAAATGCAAACACAGACAGAAGGGTTGGCCTGCAGTACTTTGTGCTTCAACTGCCTAAATTCCACTCACAGCAGCTTTCACTTTAAACTGGAACAAGAAGTCCCTGTTACAGGGTGTTACTACAATCTTAGATAACCCCCCAGTGGAGCTCTTTAGACCACTGAAAAAGGTCTTTGCCCACAATTAGGTTTCTCCTCTAACCTTGCTGATCTAATGAAAACTCTGTTTGAAATCATGATTTTcaataaaacaaattaaatctAGTGGAAGTTCACACTACAGGTCAAAGTGCAAGTTCAGTATAGCTGCACGCTGATCTCACAGTATTCCAGCTAAACATGATTGCTCTTTACACAAGGCTTGCCAGCACATTGTTGGAGGCTAGCCACACAAACCTGATAGCAATAGCTACGTTATgctgctgtttactgtttacaacTTAGCGTTCAACACCGTTaaaccctcagtactaatcaacaagctcaaaacctgggcctccgtacctctctctgcaaatgGATTCTTCTTGGCTTCCTCATtgtgagaccacagtcagtgtggatcggaaataacatctccttcttgctgacaatcaacgtCGGTGCACCTCCAGGATGTGTGCTcagaccactgctctactctctctatacccatgactgtgtggttaggcacagctcaaacactatctacaggtttgccaatgacacaactgttgttggcagaattttagatgttgacaaggaagcatacaggagtgagatagatcagctgattcaGGAGTCACAACAACAGTCTTGCACTCGAAATCAGCAtggccaaggaactgattgtgg
Proteins encoded:
- the cnn2 gene encoding calponin-2, producing MSHSSKQFNSGPSYGLTAEVKNKIAQKYDIQKEEELRIWIEEITGKQIGENFQKGLKDGVILCELMNKIKPNSVKKINRSALNWHQLENLSNFIKAMQNFGIKPHDTFEANDLFENGNLTQVQTALLALASMAKTKGLQAGVDIGVKYADKQQRAFDQEVLNAGQCVIGLQMGTNKCASQTGMAAYGTRRHLYDPRAQIPAAVDQSTISLQMGTNKGASQAGMTAPGTRRPIYDKKMGTEQCDNSTASLQMGSNQGANQSGTNFGLGRQIYDPKYCPKAEQGQNGSQSDYNAEYVPEHPADYPGQYH